The Quercus robur chromosome 3, dhQueRobu3.1, whole genome shotgun sequence DNA segment ACCTCAGCAAAATGGAGTAGCTGAGAGGAAGCATAGGTACTTGGTTGAGTGTACACTCACTATGCTTTCTCACTCTAAGCTACCCACATCATATTGGTCTTATGCTATTTCTACAGCTATCCACATTGTCAATAGGCTTCCTACACCTAATCCTCAAAATTTGACTCATTGGGAACTCTTTTTTCACTCCACACCTGACATTACTCATCTCAGGACCTTTGGTTGTACTTGCTTTCCTTTACTCAAGCcttacaacaatcacaaactACAACCACATACTACTTCCTACATTTTTCTTGGATATCCTACATACACAAAAGGATACATTCGCTTAGATCCAATTACCTCTCGAATTTATATCTCCAGACatgttttatttaatgaaattgaGTTTCTTTCTCCTCTATCTTTATCTTTTGGTTCTATCCTTGCTAAGCCTAGTCCAACACAGTCTTCTCATCCTATAATCCTTCAATTTTCTAAGTCCTCCCCTACTCCTTTAGACCCTATGTCTACTCCTTCATTAGCACTGCTTAGTCCTCAGTCAGACCCTATTCCTAATCCCTTACCTGTACTGCCTATTCTTGCACCTAGTCCTCAGTCAAACCTTATTCCTGCTTCATCACCTACACTGCCTAGTCCTATCTCTAGTACTCAGTCTGATTCCTTATTTGATACACCTCTATCACACTCTCAACCTAGTCCCATCAATGTCTCCAATCTAGCAGCTCCTACTCCACCTTTACCTGACCTGCCTACCACAATCCCACATGTGCCTTCTGTTGTTCAGGTTCCTTCAACTGTTAATTCACATCCTATGGTGACAAGGTCTAAATATGGCATTTACAAGCCAAAGGCACTACTTGCTAAGACCAATTCAGACAAGCTTGCTAAGCCAAACAAGCCTGCTAAGCTAGCTAAGTCCACATCTATTCCTAAGCCTGATTACACCCTTACAGGAACCTCCTTCCTTCAAGGTTGCAATTCAATATCTACAATGGTGTAAGGATATGGATGAGGAATTTGCTACTCTCCAGAGGCAGGGGGCTTGGTCTTTAGTTCCATATTCTCCTACTCATaatgttgttggttgcaaatgggtGTTTAAACTTAAGCACAACAGTGATAGCAGTATTAGTAGGTACAAGGCCAGGTTAGTTGCAAAGGGGTTTTATCAACAATATAGATTTGATTTTAAGGAAACTTTCAGTCCAGTCATCAAGCCTCCTACAGTTAGGATGATACTTTCTCTTGCTATTCAGTTTGACTGGCCTTTAAGGTAGTTAGATGTGTGTAATGCCTTTCTTCATCCATTTCTCAGGGAGGAGGTCTATATGGTTCAACCTCTTGGATATGTTAATCCTTTTAAACCCAATCATGTTTGTAGACTTTGGAAGTCCCTTTATCGCCTAAAATAGGCTCCTAGGGCCTGGTTTGACAAATTTTCAACTCAACTGCACCACATGGGGTTTCAAGCTTCTCTTCCTTATTCATTCTTAGACATGGCAATTTGGTTGTCTACCTATTGGtttatgtggatgacattgtCTTGACTGGGAATGATCCTCAATTTCTTACATCTCTTATCTCTCAATTAAGTGTAGCTTTTGAACTCAAGGATTTGGGTTCTCTTAATTACTTTCTGGACCTTCAAATCACCAGGACTTCAAAGGGCTTGTTTCTTAGTCAAACTAAGTATACTCAGGACCTACTTCTCAGACACAACATGCATACTTCTTATCCTGCTCGATCCCTTGTGCTCCTAACCTCAAGCTGGTTCCCAATGAGGGTTCTATTCTTTCCAATCCTCATTAGTACAAAAGTATGGTTGGCTTTCTCCATTATCTCAATTTCTTAGTCAAACTGAGTATACTCAGGACCTACTTCTTAGACACAACATGCATACTTCTAAGCCTGCTCGATCCCTTGTGCTCCTAACCTCAAGCTGGTTCCCAATAAGGGTTCTATCTTTCCAATCCTCATTAGTACAAAAGTATGGTTGGCTTTCTCCATTATCTCACCTTCACTTGTCCTGATTTGAGCTTTGCTGTTAATCAAGTGTGTTAATTCATGTCCATTCCCATTGACATTCACTTGATTGCAACCAAACGCATCCTCAGATATATTAATGGTACTCTCCACTTTGGGGTTTTTCTTCAACTTGgccctttttctcttttaactaTTTTGGATTCAAATTGGGTAGGTGATCCCTATGATAAACGTTCTACTACTGGTTATTTGGTCTATCTTGGTTACAACCCTACCGCATGGAGTGCTAAGAAGCAAGACATTGTTTCACGATCTTCCATGGAATCTGAGTATAAAGCCTTGGCAACTACAACAGCTGAGTTATCTTGGCTTTGCCAAGTGTTGAAGGATCTTGGTGTCTTTCTTTCCACTCCTCCTAAATTATGGCGTGATAATGTCAGTGCATTAGCTATTGCTTCTAACCTTGTCTTTCATGCTCGCACTAAGCATGTAAAGGTGGACTATCATTTTGTTAGGGAGAGTGTTTTATGCAGGGATTTGCAAGTCAAGTATATTGCTACTGGGGATCAATTAGCTAACATCTTCACCAAGAGTCTCTCTACAGCTCGATTTGGTTTTCTTCTGTCCAAAATCATGGTGCCTATTGACCCTATGgttttgaggggggatgttaaaGAAGGTAACTTAGAGTGTACAAGATTCAAAACTAAGGAAGAAGATGAGTAACAGCTATTTCACCAACGGTCATATGTCAAAGGCCAAAATGATGCCGTTCTACTTAAATGTATTGTGTTTAATGAAGTGGTGAAACGGTTtgtattagttagaattgtGTTGTTTTGGACTTAGGTTGTCTTCTTTGTTTAGACTTCTTTCCAGAAATGCTTTGCTTCTTGCTCAAGTCTGGTGTGGCTTTAGAGTTGTTCTTCAAGCTTTGGTTCTTAGCTGTTAACCCTAGAATTATGGATAGTTAGTTATAGAAGTTGTTATGAGTTTGTTAGAATAGAATCTTTTAGAAGCAGGGCCGGCCCTTCCACTAGGCCaattaggcaattgcctaaggcccctAAGAGGAAGGGGGgccctaaaattttagaaaagaagggGTATTAGGGGAAAACAATTTGGTTTCagatgaatttaaaaaaatctggCACATCCTTTTGACCAAAAAGCAAAATTTCTGTTATACCCGGTTAAACATTGGtagcacaaaatttttttttggtctaaataaaattaattgtcctaaaaataacatcattatcctctagacaaaccaaaattcaacaagataaactacaaatccggtctaagaaattaaccacaaaacaatcaataatcaaaacaataaaaaacctcaaatcccaaaaatttttattgtttctctttctcattcttgCTCTGCCTTTTTCTCTCAACTCTTGCTCTCTacctctctcattctttctctgcTTCCTCCAATCTAAATCATTCGATCGCATCTGATCTAAAAAGTCTGAGAAGTGAGGATTGCCGTgccgaatttttttttatttttttgctgctGCGTTTTGATTCTGGCATTCTGCAGAAtgggttttgacttttgaggtATAACTTATAAGGCTTGGCTTTCTACTTTAGATTTGTTAAGACTGGGGCTGGGTTGTGGCTGGACGTTTCACGTTTGGgccttcaattttattttatttattttatttttttgggttataggtgtaataggatttgttttatgtttttttgtggGTGGGTCTTGGCAGGCATCTTCTTGGTTGGGCTGGAATTGTTTTTGTTATGGctgtgcttaatttttttttttttttttgtgtttatatatatatatatatatttgttattggtaatataatgaataaatatcTATTTATGCAGGTTGAGtttgctaaaaacttgttattattTGGTGAAACTataacaatactttttatataaatcatgttctatttcttatttgctctacacttgaaagttattttttatttttgtatttataaatatattgtttgattagaaatgtctactagaaaatatgcatttggatatgaaaaactttaaaaaaaaaaagaaaaaaaaaaagaaaaattaattgagtctaAAAAAGGATCagtggataaatttgttattggtaataaacaaaatataacacaaaatttagatgaaaatatcacaaatgagcaaaaaaatcactaaaaagagttagaagataatgaaatgaTACAATTTCAAGATAacaatgatgttcaattttgcaatacaacaaatcttgataatgaacttcaaaagaatttagaagaaaatgaaaataataatgaaaatgcCACAAATGAACAAGTTCACCATAATGATGTTCaactagaagaaaatgaaaataataatgacatGTTGAATTATATTCCTTCAAATATTTATGATCCAGgtaattggaaaaatattgacaaaaaattaagagatttaTTAGTAGAAAGAGGTCCAATTAGAGACaatgatataatttttcctaaaGGTGATGACACTAGACATTTTTCTACTATTCATTACACTCGAATATTATCAAATGGGGAGAAACATGATAGAAAATGGCTAGTGTATTCAAAAGATACAAGCcaagtatttgtttttttttttttttttttttgcaagttgTTTGAGTCTAAATGTACTGGCCAACTATGTAATGAAGGAACTCGagattggaaaaatattagttctAAATTTAGAAACCACGAAACAACTAGAGAGTATATTACTAACATGAACACTTGGCTAGATTTGAAAATGagattgtcaaaaaaataaaacaatagatAAAAATATCCAAGAACAAATTAACAAAGAGAAAGATCATTGGAAAAAGGTTTTATTAAGAATTATTGTTGTAGTAAAGAATCTTGGTAAAAATAATTTGGCATTCtgaggaaaaaatgaaaagatttatgaagaaaataatggaaatttttttaagtctaaTTGAAATGATTGCAGAATTTGATCTAGTTATGCTAGAACATATTAGACATATTCAAAATTGTGGAATCCATAATCATTATCTTGGAcataaaatacaaaatgaattGATACAACTGTTAGCAAATGAGattaaatgtaaaattatcaaaaagatcaaagaagcaaaatatttttcaattatacttGATTGTACACCAGATGCAATTCATCTAGAATAAATGTCTCTCATATTACGATGTGTTGATATTTCAACAAGTCCAATAAAAATAGTAGAACATTTTGTTGAATTTGTAAAAGTTGATGACACTACTGGAAAATGTCTTTTTGATGAAATTATAAATGTAACAAATATTCTTGAGCTTGATATAAATGATATACGTGGACAAGGATAAGATAATGGGTCTAATATGAAAGGAAAACATCAAGGGGTACAAAAAGACTTCTTGATATAAATCCTAGAGCACTTTACACACCATGTGGTTGTCAGTCTTAACCTTGTACTATGTGATACGACCAATTCTTGTCTAAAAGCTATATCAATTTTTGGAGTTATACAACGCATATATACACTGTTTTCTTCTTCTACAAAAAGATGGAAAATTTTACTTACAAGATAATGTGTAAGGTTTAACTCTTaagtcattatcacaaacacgCTGGGAAAGTCACATTGAAAGTGTAAAAGCAATAAAATTCCAAGCTCCACAAATAAGAGATGCTTTGTTATAATTTGCACAAACAAGTGAagatcctaaaataaaaagtgaagcTAATTGTTTAGCAACTTATGAAATTGAAAGCTTTGAGTTCTTATTGGGTATGACTATTTGGTATGACATATTATTTGCTGTCAACTCTGTTAGTAAAAACTTACAATCAAAAGACATGCACATTGATGTTACTATAGATCAATTAAAAGGTgtcatttcttattttaaagGATATAGAGAAAATGGATTTACATCTGCAATGaattcatctaaaaaaattgtattggaAATGGAAATAGAACTGGTATTTCATGAGAAACGTATAATTCATAGAAAGAAACAATTTGATGAAAATGTTTATAATGAAACAACATGTTCTGCTAAAGAATCTTTTAGAATTGATTATTTCTTATATTAGTAGATAAAGCAATTAGTTCAATTGAGAATAGAtttgaacaatttcaaatatatgaagatatttttggttttctatttAACTTCACAAAATTGAAATCACTAGATGATGATAGTTTACAAAGATACTGTCTTAAACTTGAATATTTTCTCAAACATGATgtttattatgatattgatgatttatatttattttcggAGTTAAaggttttaaaagaaattttacaaataaaatattatactccTATTgacatactaaattatataagaaGATTAGGTTCATTTCCAAATACATGCATTGCTTATAGGATTTTATTAACAATACCTGTTACAGTAGCTTCTacagaaagaagttttttttgtttgttttttttgttttgagaaagtGCAGAaggaagtttttcaaaattaaaattaataaaatcatatctaagATCGATAATGTTctaagaaagattaagtggattagctatattatcgattgaaaatgagatgttaaaagaacttgaatacaaaaatttaattaatcaatttgcatctcaaaatgcaagaaaaatagattttagataaaatatattataatataaaaatattaaataaatattaatttaattaatacacaAGAATGAAATATGTCCAATTTTAGTTCTCTCCTTAGCCCCTAAATGTCTAGGGCTAGCCCTAGTTAGAAGACTCTAGTTTTATCTATTAGATGTATATAAATAGAGCGCCTTGTAATGTATGAGTCAAGCTTGCATGATAAAAAATATCTTAATTcagaaatctctctctctctctctctctgttacAACTACAACTGTTATTTTCCGCCATTGTTGAATCTTTTGCAAGCTCAAAATCTTTCAAATACATGATGGATTAGGGGAGAGTTGAAGAAACAGAAGGAAAATTTTGGTAACGGGCTAGTTTTTTGTTTTCGCTGGGAGTGGATGATGAATTTGTGCACACTTGTTTGTTGGCTTCATGAAAAGTTGCTAGCAAACACATCACATGGGCATTTGGGCACACTCTACTTGAGAACAAACAGGCTATATTCTTTTCGTGAGAGTGCAATGATGCATAGAAATTTTAGAGTGCAAAAATTACTGtttattttagaataagaaTTTCGCTATTGGCTAAAATGTAAACACTCAATTGAGACATTATCTGACCAGCACATTTTTCTCATGTATTAATTTCAATTATGGTATGATGATCAGTATAAAGTTTTTGTGAGCTAATGTTAATAGCTAATGATTAGGCTCCAAAAGCTAATGTTCATAGCTTGTTTTTAAGTGCCTGTGGATGCCCCCATAAATCTTCTCTTTGCTTTTTGGGTTATCGCACATGGGTTCTTGGTGATATGACTTTGTGTGCATGTGTTTCTGGGATGTGGTGTGTGTATGTGAGttcctttttcttaattttattttaggagacTCCACCAaccattggttttgtattaagtgtgattggtcacctatgggtttaattcattttaatttacctaattaactaaaccaaTATTAAGAGTTTATTAATTAAGGTAAACCAAAAGTCTCAAACCAAAGATCTTGGACTCGGAAGTTcggttacgtgtggggaaggtattaggcaccccacaatgcCTATCCAAAGGATAGTaactcattttaatttatttcaaatattatCTTTTGGTGAAGAAATAAGATACttggcattttgatttttggaaaAGGTTGTGAacaaacaacacacacacacacacacacacatctgagtatttatttacttataataTACCATGTGAATATTAAAGTCAAAATACTTACAATCGAAGCTTGTGGGATATATACATAAATACCATGTGAGGAGGCATGCAAAATAGAGAAATAGTATACAATAGCATGTgagtaaaatatttattaaatagcATGTGAATACTAACTACTATACAAATAAATTACAACACAAATAAAAAGAGGGAGTTGGAAGAATAGTGCCTTGTTGTCATTcacaattttctcatttttaccATGCAAAAAAAGGATGACAATAAAAATATGTTAGTGCCAAAGCAAAGAAAGGGGCTATGGAAGCTTGATGGGTGCCTATAAGTTCAATGGAGATTGAACCATAGGCACAAATTCTCAACAATGCTATTCTAAGGAAAGGTTTTAAATTACAATGCATGAACAATTTTT contains these protein-coding regions:
- the LOC126719730 gene encoding lysine-rich arabinogalactan protein 19-like, whose amino-acid sequence is MSTPSLALLSPQSDPIPNPLPVLPILAPSPQSNLIPASSPTLPSPISSTQSDSLFDTPLSHSQPSPINVSNLAAPTPPLPDLPTTIPHVPSVVQVPSTVNSHPMVTRSKYGIYKPKALLAKTNSDKLAKPNKPAKLAKSTSIPKPDYTLTGTSFLQGCNSISTMV